The DNA region TAGATGGCGATACCCTCCGCCAGGCCCAGGTAGATAAGGGTGGTGCCCAGCATCTGGGGCTTCTCCCCCACCAGCCCAAGGGCGGCGGCCCCCACGCCGCTAACCGCCAGCCCCGCCCCCAGACAGGCTAGGCCGGTGGACAGGCTGGCCCCTATGAACCCAAGGCCGGACTGGGTCCCCGGCCCCGCGGCCGCCCCGGAGGAGGCCATGGCACCCCCCTCCATCAGGGCCAGGGCGGCGCCGGTGAGCACCAAGAGGGCCGATACCCCCACCGCTGCCCGCAACACGCCCCTTGGGTTCCTTGGTACCCGCCTGATTAGCGCCAACCCCACCAACACGAGCCCCACTGGGGCAGATACGGTAATCATGAGTCCGATCATCTAGATACCCTCCTTTTGATGTCCTCTCGCCCGGATCAGAGGCCGCCTCCGATCCTGACCCTTGGGTTGTCCCATCCGATGGGCTTGAAGGTCCTACCACCCCCCCTGTAGAACTTGCTGAAGAACTCGTAGTACTCCAGCCTTAGGGTCTGGATGAAAACGATGAGCCCCTCCAGCCCCACGATCAGCAGGTTCCCCGCCACCAGGATCAGCCCCCGGAAGAAGAGTCCCCCGGGGAGGTCCTTGACCATGTCGGACAGCATCATCACCGCCAGGGAGAGGCCCACGTGGTTGAGGGCGAAGGCCGCCAGGCGGACGAACGAGGCGGTGTTGCTCAGGAAGGACATTATCCCGTGCAGCGCTTCGAAGGCCTGAAGGTACAGGGGCTCCTGATGGGACGTCTTGGACTTGAGCAACACCCGGGCCAGCACGTCCCGGAGAACCATGACCGCCACGAGCCCCGTGAGCCCCAAGGATATGACCCAGGAAGGCACCGGCAAAGCCACCCCCCGGAAGGAGGCGTACAGCACCGTGGCGGCCACCCAGTAGAACACCAGCCCCGCCAAGCCGCCCCCGTCGAACAGCAGCCGCCCGAAATCCCCCCGCCGGTACTGGGTCACCATGTTGAACACCATCCCGGTGGTGACCATCAGCATGCCCACCGTAACGGCGGTGCCTATGAGCCTATCCATATCGTGCATTGGGGAGAGCCACAGGGAGGGCAGGAGCCCCTCCACGCCGAAGGCGCTGCCGTAGAGGAAGCCGAAGATGATCGATGACGCGCCGGCGTAGTAGAGGACCGTGGCGAAGGAGCGCCGCATGATCCCCCGTCGCCTCATGAGCCAGGTGCCAGCCATCAGCATGAGGCCGTGCCCCACGTCCCCGAACATGAACCCGAAGAACAGGCAGAAGGTTATCGCCACCGCCAGCGAGGGGTCGATCTCCCCGTAGGAGGGGACGCTGTAGAGGGCCACCACGTCCTGGAAGGCCCGGACCAGCCTGGAGTTCCTGAGCATGGTCGGGGCCCAGTGGGCGTCCCCCCTCATGGGCATGTCCTGGACGGAGAAGATGGACCTGGGCGCCAGGGCCTGGACCCGGTCCTTGACATCCTGGAAGGTGTCCTCCGGTATCCAGCCGGAGAGGACGAACAGGCCGCTTATCTCCCCCCGCCCCTGGCACAGGTCGTATATGCGTTGCATGGTGTACACCCGGGAGAACAGTCTCTCGTAGTAGTCCCGGTTCTCGCTTAAGCGCCGCCGGGACGCCCCCTTCAGGGCCTCCATGGCCCGCCTTACCTTGGATATCTGTTCCTCCAGTTGGTCCACCCCCAGGGGCAGAGGGGGGTACTCCTTGAAGTAGATGGAGTTAAGTAGCTTCCTCATGTTGCCCTCGTACTCCGGGAAGGTCATCACCATGGCCCAGGTACGCCCCCCCTGGGAGCGGATCTCCCGGGCGATTATGGGGGACTCCTCGATGCTGTCCAGGAGCCGCTTGAAGTTCTCGTTGGAGGCGCTGCCCATGACCACCCGGAGGAACCTGGTCCCGGTCACGTCATCCACGGACCGCCCCGCCTCCTCGAGGGCGGAGGCTAGTATCAGTGACGCCTCCATGTGCTCCAGCCGGTCCTCCAGGGCCTCCAGCCTGTCCCGCCAGACCCTGACGGTGGAGGTCACCCTCTCCACCTCCTCCCTCAACCGATCCAGTGAGAGGGACTGGTCCACCGTGACCGGGAAGGGCTCCGGCATCTCCTCCCCCGCGGCGCTCCACAGGGAGGACAGTCCTGTGAGCAGCTCATCGTAGGGGTTGTCCCTCCGGGTGGTCACCTTGGCCCTTATGGACCCGTCGGATATGAGGTAGTCCAGCGGCATGGGCTGGAAACCCCCGGAGAGCACCATCTCCCGGGCCACCAGCTCCATCTCCTCCTTGGGCCCCACGATGGTGAGGGCCAGCATCCTCATCACTGCCACAGGGAATCCCCCCTCGCTATGAGAGGCCTCGAGAGGTACAGGGCGGCGCTCCGCCTGTCGTAGTCGTACCTCACGTCCTCGATGGCGGTTATCAAGTCCTCCACCTCCAGCTCCCGGATGTAGATGTAGCAGAAGACGGACCCGAAGGAGGGGGGGGTGCGCCGCAGGATCCCCGCCGCCTTGATGAACAGGTGCCTCTTCAGGTTCCGCTCCAGTCCCATGTCGTCCCCCATCACCTTGGGGTTGAACACGTGTCCGTAGGGGGTCCGCTGGAGCTCTTCGGCGAAGGAGGAGGGCCTCTCCGCCTTCGCCAGGGCCCTAAGGAACCCCAGTTGCAACCGGTGCCGGTGGGGAAGTAGTTGCCCCATGATCTCCTCGGCGCCCATGGAGAGGATGAACCTGCCCCGGTAGATGGTGTACAGGTTGAAGAGGTCCCACCGCTCCCCCAGGAGGGGACCTATGTGGCGGCGGTCGTCACGATCGAGCCTCCCCAGGGCCTTGTAGAGGTTGCCCTCGGTGGTCAGGTCCAGCGCCATCTCCGCGTTGAAGAGGTCCCTTACCTCCCCCTCCTGGAGCCTTTGGAGGGGTTGCCTGAGGGGCTGGTGGTAGCAGGTGCCCTTGAGGGCCTCCAGCACCTCCTGGAAGGTGGAGGCGGAGACAAGCACCTCCAGCCGGACCCTGGAGAGGGGCACCTGGAACATCCTCTCCACGCCGGGGGATGGGTCCCTTCGGCCCCAAAGGATCCGCCTCAGGACCGACTTGATGTTGTCCCCATCCTTCCGCCATCCCCAGTGGACCAGGAGGTCCCTCCTGGGTCCCGTGAGGCGCCCGATGAAGTCCCCGGTCTCGCTCAAGGGGATGTGCTTCAGGGCGCTCTCCAGGTCCTGGCGGTGGACCTCCCCCATTGGCAACTTGGAGAGGTGGTCCCGGTAGCCCTCGTGGTGGGACAGCCGTTGGGCTATATCATCCACCCCGTCGGCGTTGAGCACCTCCCACAGATCCTGGTCCCCCAGGAGGTTGGATAGCATAACCCGGGCCTTGACCCCGCAGGATATGCTCTCCCCCTTGGAGGCCAGTCTCATGCCCCCCTCCTCCCGCTCAAGAGGGCCTCCGCCTCCTCGAGGGCTATGGCGGACGCCACCCGACGGCCGTTCTCCTCGAAGGCCTTCCGCATCCTCTCCCTCCTGGCCCTGCCGTTGTTCAGGATCTCCTCCGCCTCCGCCTGGGCGGCCCGCTGGGCGTTATCGATCAGGGCCGCGGCCCTTTGCTTAGCGGCGGATATCCTCATGTCCCTCTGGCGCATGAACTCCTCCTGGCCCCGGGCGATCATGCTCTCCGCCTCGTCCCGGGCCTCCTGCACGATCCTCCTGGCCTCCCCGTCGGCCCCCAGGAGCACCGCCAGGGTCTCCTCAAGAGATATCATCTCCGTTCACCCCCCTGTCCCTCCTTGGCGGCCTTCATCCTCACAAAGTCCTCCCTATCCATCTCCTCCAGCGCATCGGATATGAACCGGGCCGCCTCCCGGTTGTAGGGGATTATCACCTTCTTCAGGGCGTTGACCCGCCGATGGGTCTTCTTTATCTGGACCGCCAGGCGGTAGACCGAGTTCTCCACCTCCGCCAGCCTGGCCACCAGGGCCAGGACCCGCCGGGCGTTAACGTACGCCCTGTCCATGGCGCACGAGGTCCCTATGAGGGAGTAACTTGGGGATGGGGTCTCGTCGATGGGATCCACCTCGGGGATGTCGACCCCCATGATGGATCTGAGTCGGATGGTGATCTGGTCCGCAATGGGCACCGAGTTGGCCAGTTCCTCCACCGTGTCTATGCCAAGCGACACGTTGGCCCGCTTTAACGAGTCGTACGCCTCCTCGAACAGGGCCTTCATCTCCGCCTGGACCTGTTTGGCCGCCTCCATGTGCCTCATCAGCTCCATCATGAGCACCTGCCGTTTGCGTTCCAGCAGGTCGTGTCCCTTCTTTGCCAGGTCCAGGACCCTTAGGACCTTCGATAGGTTGCCCCTTGTGGGTGCCATCTTGGAGCTCATGGACTCAACCCCCTTGGCTTGTGAGGGGCTTTGAGAAGTCCCTTTTTTGTCTTATCCTTCGACGGTGGCGTTGACTAGCGGATTCTACCGCCACCGGTAGCTTAAGACAATACCACGTCGACGAGGGAGGTATCGTGTGATGTTCTTTCTGTTCATAGGTGCCAGCGATCTGTGCAAGATCCCGGGGCTGTCCGCTGCGGGGGCCAATCCGGAGGTGATCCCGTTCACCGCCGCGGCGGACGCGGACGTGGTCTACTTTGGAAGGCCCCGGGTGGTGGACGCGGTCCCGGTGGACCCCCAGGGGCATCCCACCCCCGCGCTGATCACCCGGGCGTGCCTTGAGCTGGCCGGTTTCCCCTTCGTCACCGTCCGTTGCGGGTCGTACCTCCCCCCCGCCTGCCCTCACCTGGACCTGGGGTGTGCCCCCGCCCAGGATCCGACCCAGGGGCCTGCGGTCCGGGATGCGGTGGACATCTTCGAAAGGGCCGCGGAGCTGGGCCGGTCCATGGGGGGGCTTGACACCTACGTGCTGGGCGAGTCGGTCCCGGGGGGCACCACCACTGCCCTCCTGGTGCTCAGGGCCCTGGGGGTAGAGGGCATGGTCTCCTCCGCCGGGCCGGTGAACCCCATAAGTCTCAAGGAGGACCTCTGGCGGCGGGCCTCCACCCGGGCGGGGGCCTTTCTGGGCTCCCTTAAGGGGGACCCGCTCCGGGCGGTGATGGAGCTTGGGGACCCAATGCAGGCGGCGGTGGCGGGCTTCGTCTCCGGCCTGCCCTCCACCTCCCGGGTGGTCCTGGCGGGGGGTACCCAGATGCTGGCGGTGGCGGCGGTGCTGAGGGCCCTGGGACACCGGGGTCACCTCACGGTGGCCACCACCAAGTACGTGGCCATGGACCCCTCTTGCGCCTTCCTGCCCATGGCGGATCGGATAGGGGTGGAGGCCTACTGGGCGCCCCTGGACTTCTCCGGGGCCCCCAGGGGCCTCGCGGACTACGAGAGGGGCTTCGTGAAGGAGGGGGTAGGGGCCGGTGGCGCGGTGTGGTATGCGGTCCACAGGGGGGTGTCGGTGGAGGCGGTGTGCCGGAGGGTGGAGGGGATATACGCGGAGATGATGGGTTTGGAGGTGGAGGGAGAGGTTGAACCCCGTTAGGATGCGCTGCCTGGTTCTGTCCCTTTGCCTGGTGGTCCTGGCCCTGCTGGGCCTTCTGGCGGGGGCGGCGGTTGGGGACTGGAGCATGTCGTGGGGGGAGCTGGCGGACGCCATCCTCTCCGGCCCATCGTCGGAGCTTGGCGGCAGCTACGTGGTCTGGAACCTTAGGCTCCCCAGGACCCTCTGCGCCTTCCTGGCCGGGGCCTCCCTGTCGTGCGCCGGGGTCCTGTTCCAGGGGGTCTTGAGGAACCAGCTGGCGGAGCCCTACACCCTTGGGGTGGCATCCGGCGGCGCCTTCGGGGCGGCGATGTCCATCGCCCTGGGCCTTGGTGCCTCCGGCGGGGCTATGGTGGGTGCCGTGGGATCCCTGGGACTGGTGATGCTCTTAGGCCGCGGGGGTAGCGCCTCGGAGATGATCATGGCGGGGGTGGTGGTGAGCTCCCTCCTTAGCTCCGGCCTGGCCCTCATCAAGGCCCTGGTGGGGGAGAAGGTCTCCGCCATAGTCATATGGCTCATGGGCAGCTTCTCCGGAGCGGGGTGGTCTTCCACCGCCATATGCCTACTGGGTGCCTCCGCCTCCCTGGCTGCCGTCCTGCTGCTCTCCAAGGAGCTGGATATCTTCGCCTCCGGGGCGGACCCCACCAGCCTCGGGGTGAACGAGAGGGCGGTGAGGACCGTGGCCCTGTCGGCGGCCTCAATCTGCGCCGCCCTGGTGGTGGGCCAGTTCGGGATAATAGGGTTCCTGGGGCTTGTGTCCCCCCACGGGGCCCGATTGATCCTGGGCCCCGCCAACCTACCGGTGGGGATCGTATCGTTTCTAGGGGGAGGGGTGCTCCTCATGTGGTCCGATCTGATCTGCCGGCTCCTGGGGGAGCTCCCGGTGGGGGTACTGACCAGCCTCATGGGGGGGCCGGTCTTCATCCTTTTGGTATGGAGGGGTTCCCGTGCCGCTGGTCCTTGATAACGTAACGGTTCGCCTGGGTGGCCGGGCGGTAGTGGACGGGGTGTCGGTGGAGGTGGGGGAGGGGATCACCGGCATCATAGGTCCCAACGGTAGCGGCAAGAGCTCCCTGATGAGGGCCTTGGGGGGAATGGTCCCCTTCGAGGGCCGCATAAGCCTGGATGGGGTGTCGTTGATGGACCGCAACCGGCGGGATTGGTTCAAACTGGTGTCCCTCATGCCCCAGTCGGTCCGGTTCGATCAGCCCTTCACGGTGAGGCAGGCGGTGCTCATGGGGCTCTACCCGCTCCTTGGACCCTTCAAGCCCTATGGAAGGCGGGAGGAGGCCATGGCCGATAGGGTCATCAGGGAGGTTGGCTTGGAGGACCTAGCGGACCGGAGGGTGTGGGACCTGTCGGGGGGTGAGGCGGCCCGGGTGGCCCTGGCCAGATCCATGGCCCGGGATCCAAGGCTACTCCTGCTGGACGAGCCCACCGCCGCCCTGGATCCCCGGCACGCCATGGAGGTGATGGACCTGCTTGACCGGGGGTGGAGGGGGAGGTACGGGCTGGTGGTGCTCCACGACGTCAACCTGGCCATGAGCTGGTGTAGCCGGGTCCTGGTGATGAGGGGCGGCCGGGTCATCGCCTCCATGGACCGGGGCAGGCCGGACCTCAAGGCCCTGAGGGAGGCCTACCAGGTGGAGTTCGTCCGCCTCCAGGGGCCTAGGGGGACGGTGGCGGTCATGCCGGTCCGGTCATGAGGTGCCGGATTAACATGGTGGCGTAGGATCCCCTTGGAAGGGTGAACTCCAGCTCCACCTTGAAGCGTCCCGGCCGGTGTTCCACCATGGGCCCCGCCCTGAGGTCCCCGGGGGTCACCCAGGTGGGCCTTTCGAAGGAGCCGAAGTGGACGGATCTTATGAACCTTAGGTTGAAATCCGACCGCTTGACCCCCCGCTCCGCCAGGACCTGGTCCATGGCCCGTTCCACGTTCTCGTCCATGGGGGGCATCTTGTACGACGGGGTCGGGACCTTAAGGGGGTGTCCCTGGGGCCTTCGGGAGGGCATGAAGACCCTCCCGGCCCTTAATGGTACCCAGGTGCCATCCGGGCAGGCTTGGTGGATGAGCAGGCTGGCGGTGCAGTTCCAGAGGAACGACTGGTAGGCGGAGAAGAGCATGCTCAACGTGTCCCGGGGGATCAGCCTCAAAGCCCCCTTGAGGCCCCTCTTGGAGGAGTCCTGGGCCAGGGACTCCAATATCCGCCTCTCCAGGGGGGTAGAAGCCAGGGACAGGCACCGATCGAAGTCCCCCCACGCGCCTCTCAACTGGGACATCCTCTCCGAATGCTCCGGTGCCCCTTCCCATGGGGCCTCGGTCAGGAGCAGCCTGAGCGCCCCGTTCAGGTGTCCCTTCACCAGCCTCTCGGCAAACATCTCCCCCGATGTTGGCACGCTGCGGAACCGCTGGTCGTCGAAGTAGTTGGGGAAGCCCTCCCGGGGCAGAGAGGCCAACCTGGCCCTCACCGCCTCCGGGTCCTCCACCTCCCGGACGGTAATGCTGAAGCGGTTGCCCAGGATGTGGGAGGGGGATACGTGCTCCCGGGAGAAGCCCACGGGGGTCAGACGCAACCTGGCGTCCTGGGGGGGCCGGAGCTCCGTCGAGAGGTCGCAGGTGACGAACTGCTCCGTCACCGCCCTCCTGTCCTTCCTCCCCGCCGCCCGGATCCGGTGGACCGGGATGCGGTTTGCCCGGGCCAACGCCTCCAGGGCCTCCTGGGTCCCCAGGTCCCTCTTCCAGAGGGAGTAGACCCGGATGGGGCCCCGGCTGGAGAGGAAGCCCGGGACAAGCAGCTCCGTGACCTGGAAGTCCTCCGGGACGCTCTTCAGGGCGTAGGTCATAGGGGGAGGGCCCGGA from Thermanaerovibrio acidaminovorans DSM 6589 includes:
- a CDS encoding ATP synthase subunit C, translated to MIGLMITVSAPVGLVLVGLALIRRVPRNPRGVLRAAVGVSALLVLTGAALALMEGGAMASSGAAAGPGTQSGLGFIGASLSTGLACLGAGLAVSGVGAAALGLVGEKPQMLGTTLIYLGLAEGIAIYGVIVSLLIMGKM
- a CDS encoding V-type ATP synthase subunit I; its protein translation is MRMLALTIVGPKEEMELVAREMVLSGGFQPMPLDYLISDGSIRAKVTTRRDNPYDELLTGLSSLWSAAGEEMPEPFPVTVDQSLSLDRLREEVERVTSTVRVWRDRLEALEDRLEHMEASLILASALEEAGRSVDDVTGTRFLRVVMGSASNENFKRLLDSIEESPIIAREIRSQGGRTWAMVMTFPEYEGNMRKLLNSIYFKEYPPLPLGVDQLEEQISKVRRAMEALKGASRRRLSENRDYYERLFSRVYTMQRIYDLCQGRGEISGLFVLSGWIPEDTFQDVKDRVQALAPRSIFSVQDMPMRGDAHWAPTMLRNSRLVRAFQDVVALYSVPSYGEIDPSLAVAITFCLFFGFMFGDVGHGLMLMAGTWLMRRRGIMRRSFATVLYYAGASSIIFGFLYGSAFGVEGLLPSLWLSPMHDMDRLIGTAVTVGMLMVTTGMVFNMVTQYRRGDFGRLLFDGGGLAGLVFYWVAATVLYASFRGVALPVPSWVISLGLTGLVAVMVLRDVLARVLLKSKTSHQEPLYLQAFEALHGIMSFLSNTASFVRLAAFALNHVGLSLAVMMLSDMVKDLPGGLFFRGLILVAGNLLIVGLEGLIVFIQTLRLEYYEFFSKFYRGGGRTFKPIGWDNPRVRIGGGL
- a CDS encoding V-type ATPase subunit, encoding MRLASKGESISCGVKARVMLSNLLGDQDLWEVLNADGVDDIAQRLSHHEGYRDHLSKLPMGEVHRQDLESALKHIPLSETGDFIGRLTGPRRDLLVHWGWRKDGDNIKSVLRRILWGRRDPSPGVERMFQVPLSRVRLEVLVSASTFQEVLEALKGTCYHQPLRQPLQRLQEGEVRDLFNAEMALDLTTEGNLYKALGRLDRDDRRHIGPLLGERWDLFNLYTIYRGRFILSMGAEEIMGQLLPHRHRLQLGFLRALAKAERPSSFAEELQRTPYGHVFNPKVMGDDMGLERNLKRHLFIKAAGILRRTPPSFGSVFCYIYIRELEVEDLITAIEDVRYDYDRRSAALYLSRPLIARGDSLWQ
- a CDS encoding ATP synthase F0 subunit B, which produces MISLEETLAVLLGADGEARRIVQEARDEAESMIARGQEEFMRQRDMRISAAKQRAAALIDNAQRAAQAEAEEILNNGRARRERMRKAFEENGRRVASAIALEEAEALLSGRRGA
- a CDS encoding V-type ATP synthase subunit D, whose amino-acid sequence is MSSKMAPTRGNLSKVLRVLDLAKKGHDLLERKRQVLMMELMRHMEAAKQVQAEMKALFEEAYDSLKRANVSLGIDTVEELANSVPIADQITIRLRSIMGVDIPEVDPIDETPSPSYSLIGTSCAMDRAYVNARRVLALVARLAEVENSVYRLAVQIKKTHRRVNALKKVIIPYNREAARFISDALEEMDREDFVRMKAAKEGQGGERR
- the cobT gene encoding nicotinate mononucleotide-dependent phosphoribosyltransferase CobT, with the protein product MFFLFIGASDLCKIPGLSAAGANPEVIPFTAAADADVVYFGRPRVVDAVPVDPQGHPTPALITRACLELAGFPFVTVRCGSYLPPACPHLDLGCAPAQDPTQGPAVRDAVDIFERAAELGRSMGGLDTYVLGESVPGGTTTALLVLRALGVEGMVSSAGPVNPISLKEDLWRRASTRAGAFLGSLKGDPLRAVMELGDPMQAAVAGFVSGLPSTSRVVLAGGTQMLAVAAVLRALGHRGHLTVATTKYVAMDPSCAFLPMADRIGVEAYWAPLDFSGAPRGLADYERGFVKEGVGAGGAVWYAVHRGVSVEAVCRRVEGIYAEMMGLEVEGEVEPR
- a CDS encoding FecCD family ABC transporter permease, with product MNPVRMRCLVLSLCLVVLALLGLLAGAAVGDWSMSWGELADAILSGPSSELGGSYVVWNLRLPRTLCAFLAGASLSCAGVLFQGVLRNQLAEPYTLGVASGGAFGAAMSIALGLGASGGAMVGAVGSLGLVMLLGRGGSASEMIMAGVVVSSLLSSGLALIKALVGEKVSAIVIWLMGSFSGAGWSSTAICLLGASASLAAVLLLSKELDIFASGADPTSLGVNERAVRTVALSAASICAALVVGQFGIIGFLGLVSPHGARLILGPANLPVGIVSFLGGGVLLMWSDLICRLLGELPVGVLTSLMGGPVFILLVWRGSRAAGP
- a CDS encoding ABC transporter ATP-binding protein; translated protein: MPLVLDNVTVRLGGRAVVDGVSVEVGEGITGIIGPNGSGKSSLMRALGGMVPFEGRISLDGVSLMDRNRRDWFKLVSLMPQSVRFDQPFTVRQAVLMGLYPLLGPFKPYGRREEAMADRVIREVGLEDLADRRVWDLSGGEAARVALARSMARDPRLLLLDEPTAALDPRHAMEVMDLLDRGWRGRYGLVVLHDVNLAMSWCSRVLVMRGGRVIASMDRGRPDLKALREAYQVEFVRLQGPRGTVAVMPVRS
- the truD gene encoding tRNA pseudouridine(13) synthase TruD, with translation MTYALKSVPEDFQVTELLVPGFLSSRGPIRVYSLWKRDLGTQEALEALARANRIPVHRIRAAGRKDRRAVTEQFVTCDLSTELRPPQDARLRLTPVGFSREHVSPSHILGNRFSITVREVEDPEAVRARLASLPREGFPNYFDDQRFRSVPTSGEMFAERLVKGHLNGALRLLLTEAPWEGAPEHSERMSQLRGAWGDFDRCLSLASTPLERRILESLAQDSSKRGLKGALRLIPRDTLSMLFSAYQSFLWNCTASLLIHQACPDGTWVPLRAGRVFMPSRRPQGHPLKVPTPSYKMPPMDENVERAMDQVLAERGVKRSDFNLRFIRSVHFGSFERPTWVTPGDLRAGPMVEHRPGRFKVELEFTLPRGSYATMLIRHLMTGPA